Genomic DNA from Oryza sativa Japonica Group chromosome 5, ASM3414082v1:
atactagccacccggaaatcatccAAATCTTACGtattgtcccaatctaagtatagggtattttaaccagattgtaagcaaaataagcaatactaaattattTGGGTTTCTATGATTAATTTATgcatagaaaatagaatattgaatagaaggctataaataaataaataatttgtaaaatataggcttaaatgatcaacaggtatatggtaacttgccttgctcgatgtcctgagattgattgATATTATCTAGAGTGTCAGAGGAatcctcaagacctagggttagacatataaaattcaaattcaaaaaggagtttaaataaaatgcaaaaataGCAAAAAGGGGCCCAATAGATAGAGgatgattttagaagaatattgGTCCAAGTTTTACTGAaattggatctatattttaaaagatatgggcttctaaagtttgaaaatcGAATAAAAGTGAAATGGTACTGTGTGTGGGTCCCATCTatcagtctctctctcttctcttcttctacctccagcCGTTCCCCATTTCAagccggcggcgctagggttggcGACTGCGGTGGCGCTAGAGGGAGAAAGTGGTTGTggccgaggaggggagggagctagggatctccggcggcggcgagcggtggcagAGGAGTTAATTTGATGCGTGGACGGCCtagcggctagggcggcggtggcacggtTAGGTTGTGATGGTGACCGGAGTGATGAGAGTTAGAcatggttaggggaggggttctagagcatcTACGGGGTATCTAGAGGGATTTCGGCAGCTTGCCAACCTTTGGCAAGGTGCGGAACATAGTTGCCGACGAGCGCCTACataggcggcggccgtgctcacGTCGGCAGCTCAGAGGGTGACATGATAGTGCAAAGGGATTGCTCAAATGGAATCTAGGTAGTATGTAAatggttgaaatggaagaactCACCGAGATCGGTTGAAACGACGGATTGCGGCCGGAAAAACTTCGCGGCGGCGAAGAACAGAGCAGCGCAGGGGCGGCAGTGCTCGGCTTGGTGCGGCGAGGTAAAACTCGACGTAGGGCTTTGGTTAGGGCTTAGTATACTAGAACATGGTATGATATAGGTGTTCTAAGTGTTATTTAGGGCGGAGGATGGATGGAGAGGGGTGGAGTCGATCACGCACAAAGTGTTCGACCGACGGGCGAGGGTGGTTGATGAGATGGATTGGTGAAGCAGAGCTTCGGGATTATGGGGCTATGGTtgttgatgatcgatgatggacagggaagggattggggtcctatttatagggctagGAGGAGCGGATGAGCTCGGGCACCGTTatcgccatggatgagctcGGGATTTGGATGAGGCAAAGGTGGCAGAGGCTGAGAGAGGGCGGGAAAGATCGATTTGAGTGGCGGGAGGCCACGTTTGAATACTTACCGGCGAAGGATTGGCTTGACCGCGTGTTGATTCGGCTGGCGACGTGTTGGCGCCAATCCGagcgcgacgcgcggcggcggcgagggtgaaaaCGGCCGGCTCAGGGGTGAATGGTTTGAATTGTGAGAGGGGATACCACCGTCTATCTCCAATCCAACCGTGCGGCAAGAATTGGCGCGATTCACCCCGGGTAGAAGCGAAATCGCACTCGGTGGCGGCTTGGACGGGTGCGCACGGCGTCAAGCGGTGATTTCGTGCGGCGGTCGTCGTCCCGGCTTTGTCATCGTCGAgattggtgcggcggcggtgggctgaGGGCGTCGGACGGGCGACGGTGCGCCAAGGCGGTCGGGCACGCGCGATCGATCCCGAGATCAACGCGCGGCGGCTCAGCGCGCGGCAAGGTCGGCTGCCAGAGAGCGCGCgtgaaggggaggagaaggccaACTAAACCACGGTttttgagtgggttgtgatcCCCTAGGACCAAACCTAGACTTTGCACAAGATTGGGTTGAAGGTGGGCTGCTCTAGTTGGGCTGGGCATTTTGTCGAGCACCTTGAGTGTAATGAACAGTAAAAATCAGAATTTTTGAATATTTCCCTAGAAAAGATTTGAATTCAAACTAAGAGTTTGGAAAGGTTTCACTAGGGTTTAGAGTATAGTAAATCTCCACTAATATTGGGATAAGCTAAGGAAATAATCTATGGTTTGAATTTGAGAGAAATTGCTCAAATTCACTAGGGTTTAGAATAAAGGGAATAAGTTAGAGTAAATTGGTTGGGCTCTAATACTTGAaccaattttaaataaaaaatcaaatagatttttgaaccaaacaaatttaatcaaaagccagcatgatgcagttaattttagtttaaaatttgaggatgttacaTGATGCAAAAACATCTCTCATTGTTTGGGATGAATCTCATGTTAATCATAAGTATTGCTTTGAAGCATTAGACCGCACACTCAGGACATGTTATCTGCTACCAGCCTGCATTCGACATACAAACAGTTTAGCGGTTTTGGGTGGAGATTTTGCCCAAACACTTCCATCCAATCATCCAAAAtgtaacaaagaaaaaaaatgaaatcatGCCTTGTTTTAATTCATATTGATGGAGTACTTCATTTAACCGAAAATATGAGGCGACCAACGTGAAACCCACCACGCACGCGGCCCGCACCCCCATCCCAACCGACCGACCGACCGACCGGCTCGCGGTCGCAGGCGGCCACCGCACCACCCCACACCACCCACCGACCCATCTGATCAAGATACCGATCGATTCCTCCACCCCAATTCCCAATTCGATACCACCCGCCAGGCCGCcacgccctcccctcctcctcctcgccatggCGGATTGCCGCAGCCTCATCGAGTTCCTCCGCGCCTTcgagcaccgccaccgccaccacgccgccgccgcctccacggacTCCGCCGCCTGCGGCACCGCGCccgcccgcccccgccgcgggtCGTCGccgcggagggggaggcggaggctgtTCACGTCCCTCTGCGACCACTCCGCGATGGCGGCGGTCGACGCGGTGGCGCTGCTGGCCGTCGTCTCCGCGCTCGCGTTCCTCGTCACGCCCTACGTCAGGATGGTGGCGGCCGAGGTCGGGGGCCTGGTGTCCGACCTCGACGCGGCGGGGGTGGCGTCGTCGTACTACGCGCCGTtcgccgcggcgggcgccggGGCGGCGATCGCGGCCGTGGCGGGTGTGGTGGCGTGGGACGCCGTGGGGCACCGGGCGCGGAGGTGCGGGAAGCCCCGGTGCCGCGGGCTGCGCAAGGCGGTGGAGTTCGACATCCAGCTCGAGACGGAGGAGTGCGTCCGCGGCCAGCAGCAGCGCCTGCTCCCGCTCCCCGGGGGACGCGCCGCGCTTCTCGCGGCCGCCGGGGCGCGCCCCGTCCAGCTCGGCGACGCGCACCGCGAGCTCGAGGCGGAGCTCAGGAAGATGGCGCCGCCCAACGGCCGCACCGTGCTCATCTTCCGCTCGCCGTGCGGGTGCCCCAAGGGGAGGATGGAGGTCTGGGGCGCCAAGAAGGTGCGCCGGATCAAGAAGTAGGCAGCCGCTTACTCCCATGGCCATGAACTGTTTGGCTATTGCTGTTACTGCTTCATCATAAGAACTTGCTGTTACATACATAGCAATACTATCACAGTGCTCTGCTCTTGTAGCTAGTATAATTGAGCATAAGGAGAGAAATAAAAGTGGTAGATACATGTCTTATGAACTTATTATGATCGGTCGCCAAATCAAAAGTAGCCTGCTCCTTGGTTGGCAGCTGTTAATTGGATTATTATGCAATAAGTGGCCATTTCCTCTTGGGTATATAAATAAGCGTGGTGGATAGACTTCTATCTGATAACTCGTATATACCTTGTTGATGACCAGACCTGTCAATTTATACTCTGGCTGTTATTTGTGCTATGGAGTACTATGTAACATGGATGGTTTTCTGGAGGAAGCAATCCCATTGCTGTTGCACTTACATTTTGAAAAATGTTTGCTAACAGTATTTGCAATAGTCCACCAATATATGAGTTATTCCCTTTTGTCCTTTTTTCATTCTTTTTTGTTTCAAGCAGCACTAAGCTCTAAACCTGATATGTTGGTGCTGACCACTAAACCTGAAATGTCAGCTTCATGGTGGCATGAATAACTTCTACGTTATGTTATTAAATTGAGGTGATGGTGTTATTTAGACGGTAAGGTTTCTGGTGTTTTCCCCCCCTTACTGCTTAGGTTCTGGTGAGATTTGATAATTTTCCACTCTTTAGATTTCTGTTATGATGATTTGCCATCTTGGCGCACACATCATTGACTCAGAGGACCCCACATGTAATTGCCATGGGGTGGCAAGCTTCAATCTGAAGAGTGGCACATCATCAAATCTGCCTCTTTTATGTGAATGGGTATTTCTCAGTTTGTTAATTGTACTTTTCTATGCTTATCTTGTTGCATTTCTGTTCTCTAATATATCCGCGTGCTTTCCGTTGTATTCATATTGAGAGTGCCATAATTAATATGCTGTCTTCCGTTAGTTATCCTGTGGTACAACTCAACATTTGCAATAGCTTGTTCATACATCATTGAATTATTTATAACCTATGGTACAACTCTAGATAGCTACAATCTTTCCCGGCCTACATAATGTATTTACAGAATTAAAGTAGTTATAACTTTGGAAGAAATTATTTGTAAGCTCATTTCTTCTCCTTGATTGTATTACATATTGTCAGCTAATCAACTCCAGCTGAAGCCGTTCAAGTCAAAATGTCTATAACCTTGATCGTTATCATCTATATTGTGAGTATTTAGATCAAGATTCTTCCCTGAACTTTGTTGATCAAAATCTAGTAGCTTGCTTTCTCTTTGATAGTCAACTGTTTGTCTTTTGCAGCTTGGTTCATCAAGATATAGCTTCTCTACATTTATTTCTTTGCTTCCTGATGTTGAACTGGTTGTGCTGCCTCCGCCATTCTTTTGAGGCGTGATATACTCATGTAGAACCTCTGTATCACTGTCACTTCCCTCTGATTTGTGATACTGTTTACCGCTATACAGATGACCCATTCTACGCTCACTTAAGCTTCTGTTAAGGGAATATTGAGATTCTTGATCTTGGGACTGTTTTCGGCAAAATAATGTACTATCATCATATGCTTTGAGTACCCCGTGGTTTTGTAGCCTATGCTCCTTGAATCCTTCAGCTGCAGTCAAACAGTTATTGGCTGAACTTTCAACAAACTGGATTTGCCTTGGCTCTAGTCTGTGTATACTTGAACTTTCTCTTATTTCTGTAACTGCGTTGCTGAGACATTCATTTGAAACTTGTGAGACCAGTtctgatatttttatttttgcatctTCCAGGCTTGCAGGGCCCAAGTTCTGCTTCCCAAGGGTCTCTTGAGCTTGCTCAAGAACTGCCTGCAGATACTTCCCTTGGGCTTCTATCCGCAGCTGTAGATGCCGTTGTACCTGATACCAAATTAGCTTCAGGTTAGAACCATTGAGCCAATTCATATTGTTGATACTATATGCATTATATTAATCTTAGCTGTTTTCTAAAAATAGTTTGCTGCCAAACTGGAGGAGAGTATCCAAGTTCTCTAATCTTTACATAATACTGTCTATTCTATTGTACAATGATTTGAGAATATAGTTAGAAAATAGTGTTATGAAAGGAATTTTTGGGGTAGATCTACCCGATCAATTACATATGTCCAATCTTATTCATAAAGATACTGGTACCGAATTCTAAAGGTTTGGCTGGATGTATTCTGAACATCGCTTAACTTTTACTAGAGGGAGAAAGTTATCTTGGGGGTCATTCCTGGTGGGAATCACTGTTGTGAAGGATACAAAAAAGATGATACAGCATTCATAGCAGTTTTCTTATGCTCTTAGTTGGTATGTGGGCATGCTGACTGGATgctcgaatttttttttatcttatgtCATGTCCATCTACTCTATGGGCCTATCGTGGGTTAAGATCTTATTATGCAAACAGGGTCAGTACCTCACCTCAAGTTGTTCATTTAGCTGCCTCTGCACCTCAATTTGCATCTGTAGTGCTTCACCGATTTGAATAGTTCTTGCACCCAATAAAAGGGACTATTACTTCACTATTCAGATGGATTACAATTATAAAGTACATGGGAAATTTCTTACTTCTCTGCCTGTGGAATGGCGCTTGCACTGGCCATCGCTAATGCACTTGTTCCAGGAATCCTATCAGCAACACCTGTACATCCAAGGGCTGCAAATTGTCATCATCCATGAGTTGCTATGTGGCTATTGTAGTGGTAACAATGGAAATTAAACTTGTTTTTACCATTCTTTGTTGTCCCAACATTAGCTTGACCTTGGAGATTCTTACTGAGCCTGTATTTCTGAAACATTCAAGAAATTATGAATTGCACTGAAATTTTTTAGTACTATTTTAAATGGGAGATTCCTGGTTGTCAGGTACCTGGAGATGGCTTTTCAGATGGTATAAGGTGAGTCCTGGAATGCCCATGAGCCTCATGACTGTTTTTGGAGTAGCTTCTGAGTGATTAAAATGAATGTTAGAACTCAGCTATTCTAGTGCATTGAGAAGATAAGAATCTTATACTTACTCTCTGCTCCACCTAATTGATTAACTGCATCTACAAATCGCTGATGCAACTCAGGTGTCCATTTCAACCTAGGTTTAGCGTCAGTTGAGAGAACCAGCCCAGAATCTCCTTGTGTATTTCCTCCATGCAGAAACAGATGCCGCTCCATTGGAAAGGATGTCCTAGTAGTGAAGAGGTCACTCCGACCCTGATGTTGGTGATACATCTGCTGCAAAATTAATACACACTTTTAGAAGAATGGAAACATAAAGAGGCAAGCATTTACACTATCCTTTCTTACTTGTGTTATCCAGTCTGTTTCTTCTCTTTGCTATCACACGTCGAAACTGTTATGAGTGCTTCTCTTTTGGCAGTGCCAAAGCCAGCACTCTTCTCCAAGCCTAGGTCTATTGATACTCTTTTGGTCTTCTCAGGTTGATAAGCAGTTTGTTGTGAGGGGTTCCTTATATGGGGCAACATAGAATCTAGCATCTTGGAAACAATGATCGAATATTTTTTATGCCAACTAACATAAGGTGCTGTCCTTATAGTTACCTCTGAAATtaaccacccccccccccaaaacaaaaaaaaagtctttAAAAATGCACTAaccttttctcttcctcttcatgcTTTTTATGAATAAACCatttttctcttcctcttcatgcTTTTTATGAATAAATCACTGAAAGTATGTATATACTATAGTGATAAGGACTCACAATTGGAACAAATTATTGTTTTGAATGTTGCTTTCTGGCATATCATTCTGCTATCTGATCTATTTGGAGTGTGAAAGATAATCACTAGATGAAATTATTTGAGTACTCTATGATCATAGCTGATGGATTGTTATTTAGTTAGTATTTTGAAACTGTtgcattttgttttgttttaccTGTTTAATGTTTAGTTGTTTATAGCTGGGTGGTACTTGGTATGTGTATATTTTGTTTAAATGAAAAAAAGGACACTTAATGTTATGGTAGTAGATTCCTTGTGGGTAAGGACATCCTACATAAACATAAATTCTGTCAATTTTATTCTGTCCTTTACTACTTTAAAGCATATGGAATATGAACAAGCATAAGTTCCATCAGCGTCCTTTCCTAAGATTGGTACATATTCACATTTCAGTCCAGAGAACTGTGGACCAAGAGGCTTATGCTTTTTATGTGAGATAAGCTCCTTTTGAACCAGATCTCTTTGATTGTAATCATCACCAGTCAAAGAAACAGTACTTAGGTACTATGTTTCTGTATATGTTTCACAACTATCATCATTTCAGTACTTTTGCCAGTAGAGGCAGATAGTTTGTTCCATCGTGCTTCTTATCTAAGTTCGACATGAAAAGCTAGATGTGATCTGTTTGGAAATGTATGCAGGTCTAGCCCCTCCCTTTCCCCCTTCGTTTGTTTCTAAAACAGTAGCACAATACTAATTATAGCGCTTCTTGCTTGGCTCTTAAGGATGCCTGTACTGTAGATACTCTGATCTTAGTTTTGTTGCTCTCCTGTAACCAAGTCTGTCAGAGTTCTTTACATGTTATCATTTTGCCTTATACCTTATATGCAATTTATTAAGGGTGTTCACCTACTGTACTTTTGCACCATTGCTCTTTTCTGTGATTCGGTTGATTGAAGAGGTGCCTCATTAGAAGTGTGCCAATGGCATATGTCGACACCTGGGACCACTAGTAAGAGCTTTCACCTGTCACAATTTAATGGTGTTCTTTAATCAATGAAATGAACTATCAGGAATATATCTCTCTTTTTGTTTCACTGTCACTGGTGATGTTGCACTTAACTCCCATTAAGAGCTTTCTGTGATGGCCACTGGTATTGCTTACCATTACATGCTACTGTGCTATGTTTCTTTTTCCGGAAGTAAGAACCTCATGAGATTTAGGGTAGATGGGCGATATGAGATTATTTTATCTTTGTTATATGATGTTTATGACACTCATTTTACCAGTCATAAAGCTGTTGCATCTACTGCTGTGTTAGTGCTGATAAGTGATGGGTATGGAGCATGATACGACAGGTTATATTTCTCTTTCTACTTACCATAGTTTATTTTTCTGACGTATCTACCTAACAGATATTACATGTTGTTGCTGTTTGTAGTTGTACTGGAGGGTGGGCTGTCGTGCTTTCGACATATAAAGAAGTTATCAATAGAGAATCTAAAGCATTATCCCATGCTGATCATCTTTTGCAAAGTGGCATCACTTGTGGGAGCGCAGGCAGTTGTAAAGACTGATCCTGGTAGCAGTTCTAGAATTGTAAGTTGCATATGACCTGGAACTTTCTGATCTATCTTTCAACCTCTTCAATTGAGTTGCCTCTGCATCTGCAAGCATGCCTTGCCTGTTCAACAGTAGGATTGCAGTGAGTTGTTTGTATGAGCTAACAATGCAGAGTCAACACCCCAGGGTATAGGTGTCTCTTAATTGTTATTATGATCAGGTCAATAGAAAAAAAGGGATAAGAGTTTcttgttgttcttttttttttgtttgtttatgtaagatggatgtttttttttcttctattaatTTTTTGTGGTAAATAAGGAAACAGTTTTATTTTTAGAATCTTTCAATTGTCAATAATATTGGACCCTTTTAATTTTCTGACCCTTTTTGCTGAGAAGAGTTCCTTTTCCAATCTTCTTGATCATCCTTTGTAAATTGGTCATTGGTACCATACAAAGCAAAGTACAAATCCGGTTGGAACCAAGCCATCCCAGTTGCATGGGTTACTTATCTTGTAAATGTAGGTTCTTTGTCCAGGCACCATGAGCTTAGTGAATGAAGGGATTCTTGTGCTCAAGCAATCTCCTCAGCATCAATTCTTTCTTGTTGTCCTTGGCATCTGTGTTCATCTTCAAGTTGCCCTGCAGCCCTGCACAATACAATTTTCTTTCTCATCAATGCTCTTAGATGCGCAGTTCTCGTCTTTTTTCTGATGCGCCTTGCCGGCATCCTAATCTCAATATTCCTTGCGCAGCACAGAAGCTTTCAGTAGCTTTCACAGAATATATGCTGCCTGAGCGTGCAAATAAACTATCGTAGCGACGACTATCTTGCGCTTAGTGATAGTTACTGTTCAGGGATGCTTTCTTGATCAACTAGTCTGGTCTAGTGGTTATGTGATGCTCTTGTAGTTCATGGGCACTGGGGGTTTGGGGAAGCACCTGAAGGATTCATTCCTGATATGGTATCTAATGCCAAATTTGCACTCTATATGTTTTACCTTGTTTATGACTGCGGGTGTAGTAATGTTCTCTGATGCCATGTGGTAGTAGCTAGATTTGTTTGAACGTAATCTAAGGTTATATAAGATTACACTGAGGCAATGAGGGGGGCATCTTTGATATTTCTTCCTTGGGAGTATCGTTGGAGCATATGGAATTTCTACTCCTGGTCAGTGCTTTTGGGCTTCCTCACTTTTTCATATTCCAATGATCAGATTAGCATTAGTCGTTGTCATGAGAAATATTCCTCTTAGAATGTGAGCAGTTGTGCCACATTTCGCTTCCTGGTTTATCGCAGGATTGGAGGTGCACTCTCTCCATGTTACCAACCACCTGCTGAAAACTTCGTTTGTGCTATTTCGCCACATTGCAAATGTGCAAATCACTTGGTACGGGTGGCAGAAATTTCATCAGTCAACAGTCGTAATTAGATCGAACCTTGTGTCATATGCTTAGTCCTTCTGCCTCATTTGTTTCACTGTACTTGTATTAACAGCATAGCTTGTGGCCTATGGACAACTTTTTGCAGCCGTTTTCATCAATTGAACTGAAGAATGGACTCAAGCCATCCAGGATTCCAGTCCCAGATGATGCTGGTGGAGCAAAGTCAAGAGGTCTCAGTAAGGAATGCTTTCTTTGCCTTCCCATTCCATCTCTGATCAAGTGACCATTTGATATGATCCACTGAGAAAACCACCACATTCTTGTAAACTAAACAGTATCACACTTATGCAACTCAAATCTTCTTCGCAGGATGATTTTTTTGCGCTGGTGAACCGGTTGCCGGAGAGGGGCAGCCGAATCTTTTGCCGCCGACCTGACTGACGGTGCAAATCCCCGGTGCGGGATACGGTGGAAGGCGATCGGCCGAACCCGGTCTGCTCCACGGCTCAATTCATTCATTGTCAATGCGCGCATCTACTGAAGAAGCTGATAAGCTGTCTGGCTGGGCTAACCGAAAGTCGTGTGCAAATGCAATGGCATCGTCAGCTCGTCGCGGTCGTGGATGGCGAGTTGGCGACGCGTTGGTGCGTGGCCGTGCGTCTGTCTTTTGCTTCGCACGATCATCAGTTTTGCAGTTGCCTTCATCGTGGCTTTATTTGACCATGAGCTCCGGCCATCTGAATCCCCAGGAGCCCATTGATACGTGCACCTAATTAAGAGCCACATTTGCATGAAGCATTGGAGGGGGCAAATCCTGAAGCTTTCGTTTTTGCAGTGGTATAAAGcagctaagggcctgtttggtagagttccaacttctaaatttaacttcaggagttgggtctggagtagagttgtggagctgcctaaacccagctccacttctctagttcattttgtgagagagttTCATCCAGCTCCACTctcattttaggtggagctgaaactgtttggctgggtTCTAGCTCCAGGAGATGTGGAGCTGGAGCTGAGGCTCtatctcttgttttttttcttcttttggaaAGCTAAATTCCCTATTGTAAAAATGTGAGTTTTCTAACTGCCAACAATTATAGTTAACTACAGTAACATATTTCAAAATTGAATGTTCTTCTAACATATTGACGGGTAAGCCTTCTTGTGAAAACATatataggccttgtttagttacaaactttttcttcaaacttctaacttttctatcacattaaaactttcctacatatataaacttccaactttttcatcacatcgttccaatttcaattaaactttcaattttggcgtgaactaaacacacccatatatGTTTGAGCTTTCTGACTATCGGCAGAGCCCCTCAGTACCGCTGTTACAATTAGTTCAGTTTTCACAACTTCCCTATTGGTTTTTCCGGTGCATATCTTTCTTCGGAGAAAACATTCCTTCCCAAGTTTCAACTTCTGTATGGGTTGGTTTTAAATCTTACCGTAGATTATTTGAACTGAGATTTCTCGCTTTCTACTCCACGTGGATCAAATTTCAACACAAAAACTCGCTCATCGTAATACATACTCAGTTTTTGTGCTGAAAACTGAGTAACTTTGATCCACGTGGAAAACTGAACTCAGTTATAACTCATCGTAGCTTTGATGTATTACGATGAGTTATAACCAAAAGTATAACTTTCAGCTCAAACTTATTTGGACTAAAAATGTAGACTAGGTTTCTTTGGGCCAACAGTGACTACGCTTTCAGGAGTGGTAATCCTCCTGAGGGCACTATTGAGGTACCCCTCCTCTCTCAGCAAGGAGTTCTGGGTGAAAACCTTGTCCAGTCTTTggatggacgacgacggcgtcatTCGGCGTCGCGACCTTCGTGAGGGCGTCGTTTTTTAGAGTCTCCGCTCCGTGGTAGTGTTGTTGGCTCGGTGGCGATCGGTCTCGCATAGCGACGACCGGTTCGGTGCTCGACTTCCCTCTCTGTGGCGTGTGTTTGGGCGGTTGGCACTTGGTTCGGGACGTGTGCTCTGGTGCACATCCTTCCTCGACAGCCAGTTATCGATGTAAAACTTTTCTTGTAACATTTTCTCTTTATCTTAATAATATTGGATGACCTCCTTCGGTcattccgaaaaaaaaaaagttcagttcGGATCCCATAACTTTCAACCAAAAGATGAATAGAGTTCTCTGTACATGAAAACCCGAAAACTCTCAATCATGATGATCAAAGACTTCTCTGTACCAAACGAGCTTAAAGAAAGGTAGGAGCTCTTGCCAATCATCCAAGAATCAAAATAATCTACATTATCTTCTCTAAATTAATACCCATACCAATACCAATTAATTTATATCAAACTATGCCTGAGCACCTCGTACATTCGTAACGAATAATAACAGGATGAATAATGCAAAGCCAGCATTGATCCCAGAGACACTAAACTCGGTTCTTTTGATCACAACCACGGACCATTGCCAAGTCCAGAGTTCAATTAAGGATTGCTGCATGGTAAAAGTTGAACCGGATTTAGATGCGATCTCCTAAGATGTCGTATCATTTATATATAAACCGCCTAATAAACCAGGGGCTAGATGATAGATTATTAATAAACTTGCGGCTGTTGTTACAAGTAAGCAGACAAACAGAACATCTCATGAAGCAGAAAAACAAATTATTCCAGTCCACAAAGGTTCATCTCAACATCTCAGGAAATTTAATCACTTTCGAAGAAAGGATAAGTAGTGTTAGCCATGGCAGATTATCACAATTTACATAATCTTAGCATGAAGTAGCTCCATATATAGAAGAAATTCCATCAAAACAACGTTGTAAAACTACCAGAGCTGTAGACTTTTTACCCACATGTTTAAATTTCGGCAACACTTCAACTGCTTCAAAAACTCAGTCTTAGCTGCACTTCCCTACTCATGAATTTTTACAAGAATCTGTAACGCCTTGTTTGTAATAAATAATGAAGTTGATTTATGGCTGATGGTTGGCAATTAGCTAACACCATCACTTCCTGAATATGCCAATCATGACACATGAGTGGTGTGCCATTCTCAGAGCCAAGACGAAATCAATGTCCCAACATGCAGAACCGACTTT
This window encodes:
- the LOC4339150 gene encoding uncharacterized protein At5g19025, coding for MADCRSLIEFLRAFEHRHRHHAAAASTDSAACGTAPARPRRGSSPRRGRRRLFTSLCDHSAMAAVDAVALLAVVSALAFLVTPYVRMVAAEVGGLVSDLDAAGVASSYYAPFAAAGAGAAIAAVAGVVAWDAVGHRARRCGKPRCRGLRKAVEFDIQLETEECVRGQQQRLLPLPGGRAALLAAAGARPVQLGDAHRELEAELRKMAPPNGRTVLIFRSPCGCPKGRMEVWGAKKVRRIKK
- the LOC4339151 gene encoding myb-related protein 2 isoform X1 — encoded protein: MYHQHQGRSDLFTTRTSFPMERHLFLHGGNTQGDSGLVLSTDAKPRLKWTPELHQRFVDAVNQLGGAEKATPKTVMRLMGIPGLTLYHLKSHLQKYRLSKNLQGQANVGTTKNALGCTGVADRIPGTSALAMASASAIPQAEKTIQIGEALQMQIEVQRQLNEQLEVQRHLQLRIEAQGKYLQAVLEQAQETLGKQNLGPASLEDAKIKISELVSQVSNECLSNAVTEIRESSSIHRLEPRQIQFVESSANNCLTAAEGFKEHRLQNHGVLKAYDDSTLFCRKQSQDQESQYSLNRSLSERRMGHLYSGKQYHKSEGSDSDTEVLHEYITPQKNGGGSTTSSTSGSKEINVEKLYLDEPSCKRQTVDYQRESKLLDFDQQSSGKNLDLNTHNIDDNDQGYRHFDLNGFSWS
- the LOC4339151 gene encoding myb-related protein 2 isoform X2, translating into MYHQHQGRSDLFTTRTSFPMERHLFLHGGNTQGDSGLVLSTDAKPRLKWTPELHQRFVDAVNQLGGAEKATPKTVMRLMGIPGLTLYHLKSHLQKYRLSKNLQGQANVGTTKNGVADRIPGTSALAMASASAIPQAEKTIQIGEALQMQIEVQRQLNEQLEVQRHLQLRIEAQGKYLQAVLEQAQETLGKQNLGPASLEDAKIKISELVSQVSNECLSNAVTEIRESSSIHRLEPRQIQFVESSANNCLTAAEGFKEHRLQNHGVLKAYDDSTLFCRKQSQDQESQYSLNRSLSERRMGHLYSGKQYHKSEGSDSDTEVLHEYITPQKNGGGSTTSSTSGSKEINVEKLYLDEPSCKRQTVDYQRESKLLDFDQQSSGKNLDLNTHNIDDNDQGYRHFDLNGFSWS
- the LOC4339151 gene encoding myb-related protein 2 isoform X4, yielding MYHQHQGRSDLFTTRTSFPMERHLFLHGGNTQGDSGLVLSTDAKPRLKWTPELHQRFVDAVNQLGGAEKATPKTVMRLMGIPGLTLYHLKSHLQKYRLSKNLQGQANVGTTKNGVADRIPGTSALAMASASAIPQAEKTIQIGEALQMQIEVQRQLNEQLEVRYNGIYSCG
- the LOC4339151 gene encoding myb-related protein 2 isoform X3: MYHQHQGRSDLFTTRTSFPMERHLFLHGGNTQGDSGLVLSTDAKPRLKWTPELHQRFVDAVNQLGGAEKATPKTVMRLMGIPGLTLYHLKSHLQKYRLSKNLQGQANVGTTKNALGCTGVADRIPGTSALAMASASAIPQAEKTIQIGEALQMQIEVQRQLNEQLEVRYNGIYSCG